Proteins co-encoded in one Ictalurus punctatus breed USDA103 chromosome 18, Coco_2.0, whole genome shotgun sequence genomic window:
- the thbs4b gene encoding thrombospondin-4-B, translating into MTGRMQLLIAISLILSLNSAVDAESTVYNLLTSPDCLPDLLHGGLAEQGVTELFLFATFRLQPRTGTTVFGLYNPQDNSKYFEFTVLGKLNKATLRYLRIDGRIATVTFNNLKLADGEKHHLLFHLKGLEVPYNQGSFPPGQATLPVPSVELHLDCRLVETLRDLPAVFNGLNNNKGVELKTMQRKAHEELEELKLAYGDSVENVASLQGCHPHQSDSVQTLGLNTKQLTNQMLELTKVINELKDVLVQQVKETAFLRNTISECQACGLGGTTVKQQCAPGVCFRSDMCIETEEGVECGPCPDGYTGDGYSCDDVDECQFNPCFPGVKCVNTAPGFRCEACPNGYTGQPVEGVGVAFAQTHKQVCDDIDECSGPNNGGCTANSVCLNSMGSYRCGGCKTGFTGDQVRGCKPEKSCGNRLQNPCDPNAQCIEERDGTITCQCGIGWAGNGYLCGKDTDIDGYPDEKLRCRDPTCKKDNCVMVPNSGQEDADSDGQGDACDPDADGDGILNEQDNCWLKPNVNQINSDKDSHGDACDNCLTIENPDQRDTDSDGLGDACDDDMDGDGIKNFLDNCQRVINRDQRDRDRDGVGDACDSCPDIPNPNQSDIDNDLVGDSCDTNQDSDGDGHQDSKDNCPLVINSSQLDTDKDGLGDECDDDDDNDGIPDFLPPGPDNCRLVPNPDQTDDNNDNVGDICESDFDQDKVIDRIDNCPENAEITLTDFRAYQTVVLDPEGDAQIDPNWVVLNQGMEIVQTMNSDPGLAVGYTAFSGVDFEGTFHVNTVTDDDYAGFIFGYQDSSSFYVVMWKQTEQTYWQATPFRAVAEPGIQLKAVKSKSGPGEHLRNSLWHTGDTNDQVRLLWKDPRNVGWKDKVSYRWYLQHRPQVGYIRVRFYEGTELVADSGVTIDTTMRGGRLGVFCFSQENIIWSNLKYRCNDTIPEDFQEFSTQPVLYPL; encoded by the exons aTGACAGGGAGGATGCAGCTCCTTATAGCCATATCTCTAATTCTCAGTTTGAATTCAGCCGTGGATGCTGAGTCAACCG TGTATAACCTGCTGACATCACCAGACTGTCTGCCGGATCTCCTGCATGGAGGTTTAGCGGAACAGGGAGTGACGGAGCTCTTCCTTTTCGCAACATTCCGCCTGCAACCCCGAACTGGAACCACAGTTTTCGGGCTTTATAACCCACAAGACAACAGCAAATACTTTGAGTTCACCGTTCTGGGCAAACTGAACAAAG CGACACTGCGTTACCTACGCATTGATGGCAGGATAGCTACCGTCACCTTTAACAACCTCAAACTGGCGGACGGAGAGAAGCACCACCTCCTTTTTCACCTGAAGGGCCTGGAGGTTCCGTACAACCAGGGGTCTTTTCCACCTGGCCAGGCAACATTGCCGGTGCCGAGCGTGGAGTTGCACCTGGACTGCCGATTGGTGGAGACACTGAGGGATTTACCAGCGGTGTTCAATGGGCTTAATAACAAcaagggggtggagctaaaaaCCATGCAGAGAAAAGCACAC gaggagctggaagagCTGAAACTGGCTTATGGTGATTCGGTAGAGAATGTTGCATCGCTGCAGGGTTGCCACCCCCACCAGAGTGACTCCGTACAGACACTAg GGCTCAATACTAaacagctgaccaatcagatgctGGAGCTCACCAAAGTCATAAATGAGCTGAAGGACGTGCTTGTTCAACAG GTGAAAGAGACTGCCTTCCTTAGAAACACAATCTCTGAGTGTCAAGCATGTG GTCTGGGTGGTACTACGGTGAAGCAGCAGTGTGCTCCCGGGGTATGTTTCCGTTCTGACATGTGTATCGAGACGGAGGAAGGGGTGGAGTGTGGCCCCTGTCCTGATGGATACACCGGAGATGGCTATAGCTGTGACGACGTTGATGAG tGCCAGTTTAACCCCTGTTTCCCGGGTGTGAAATGTGTAAACACGGCTCCCGGGTTCCGCTGTGAGGCGTGTCCTAACGGATACACCGGTCAACCAGTGGAAGGTGTGGGAGTGGCTtttgcacagacacacaaacag GTGTGTGATGACATTGATGAGTGCAGCGGGCCGAATAATGGAGGCTGTACGGCCAATTCAGTCTGCCTGAACTCGATG ggctcATATCGCTGTGGTGGCTGTAAAACAGGATTCACCGGTGACCAAGTGAGAGGCTGCAAGCCAGAGAAAAGTTGTGGGAATCGCCTGCAGAACCCCTGTGATCCGAACGCGCAGTGCATTGAGGAACGAGATGGCACGATCACTTGCCAG tgtGGTATTGGCTGGGCAGGAAATGGCTATCTATGTGGAAAGGACACTGACATTGACGGATACCCAGACGAGAAGCTTCGCTGCCGAGATCCTACCTGCAAAAAG GACAATTGTGTTATGGTGCCAAATTCAGGACAGGAAGATGCCGATTCAGATGGACAAGGTGATGCGTGCGACCCAGATGCTGATGGAGATGGAATACTGAAcgagcag GACAATTGCTGGCTGAAGCCGAATGTGAATCAGATAAACAGTGATAAGGATAGCCATGGTGATGCATGTGATAACTGCCTTACCATTGAGAATCCAGACCAGCGAGACACTGATTCAGATGGCCTTGGGGATGCATGTGATGATGACATGGATGGAGACG GTATTAAAAACTTCCTGGACAACTGTCAACGAGTGATAAATCGGGACCAGCGGGACCGAGACCGAGACGGAGTGGGAGACGCTTGTGACAGCTGCCCTGATATTCCCAACCCCAACCAg TCGGACATTGATAACGATCTTGTCGGAGACTCTTGTGACACAAATCAAGACAG TGATGGTGACGGACATCAGGATTCAAAGGACAACTGTCCATTGGTGATAAACAGCTCCCAGTTGGACACTGATAAAGATGGACTGGGTGAcgagtgtgatgatgatgatgataatgatggcaTCCCTGACTTCCTTCCCCCAGGCCCTGATAATTGCCGCCTGGTGCCCAACCCTGACCAAACAGACGACAACA ATGACAATGTAGGTGACATATGTGAGTCAGATTTTGACCAAGACAAGGTGATCGACAGGATTGACAACTGTCCTGAGAATGCGGAGATCACACTGACAGACTTCAGGGCATATCAGACTGTTGTGCTCGACCCTGAGGGTGATGCTCAGATCGACCCCAACTgggtggttctcaaccag GGGATGGAGATTGTGCAAACAATGAACAGTGACCCTGGCCTTGCTGTGG GTTACACTGCGTTCAGTGGTGTTGACTTTGAGGGCACGTTCCACGTGAACACAGTGACTGACGACGACTATGCTGGCTTCATATTCGGCTATCAGGACTCATCTAGCTTCTACGTGGTGATGTGGAAGCAAACGGAGCAGACGTACTGGCAGGCTACACCCTTCAGAGCTGTTGCTGAGCCTGGCATTCAACTGAAG GCAGTGAAGTCTAAGTCTGGTCCTGGTGAACATTTGAGAAACTCCCTCTGGCATACAGGTGACACTAACGATCAGGTGCGCTTGCTCTGGAAAGATCCACGTAATGTCGGCTGGAAGGACAAAGTGTCATACCGCTGGTACCTACAGCACCGTCCACAAGTGGGGTACATCAG ggTACGTTTCTATGAAGGCACGGAATTGGTAGCAGACTCTGGTGTGACAATCGACACAACAATGAGGGGAGGCAGACTGGGCGTGTTCTGCTTCTCTCAGGAGAACATCATATGGTCCAACTTGAAGTACCGCTGCAATG ACACTATTCCAGAAGACTTCCAGGAGTTTAGCACACAGCCAGTCTTGTATCCTCTGTAA
- the zgc:122979 gene encoding dnaJ homolog subfamily B member 5 — protein sequence MVLIWTQFGVKHKNVKCKVRVIHGEESWSSEEAHEDPEIPSPPPSPVCVDHYAVLGVSSDSNEEEIRRAYKRLALRYHPDKNSDADAEEKFKQIAQAYEVLTDPEKRSLYDQQGLTKGPMSTAKADPTPNGPKADAHAWRMFFNFEFDSDEDLFNPFLRNPQPHLGRHHNNKTGSHPGGITEVHDLLVSLEDILTGVTKRVKVTRLRPTDKNVLQPEERVIDVEVKKGWKEGTKITFPGEGHGAPGHGSNDLTFVVKEKKHTHFRREGSNIVYTATITLREALCGCTISVPTLDGQTKPVPCSDVVKPGSVRRLIGEGLPRAKNSAQRGDLLVEFQVVFPERIPPSSKEIIKHSLGQC from the exons ATGGTTCTCATCTGGACACAGTTTGGCGTGAAGCATAAGAACGTCAAGTGCAAGGTGCGAGTGATCCACGGCGAGGAAAGCTGGTCCTCAGAG GAGGCGCATGAGGACCCTGAGATACCCAGTCCTCCTCCTTCACCAGTGTGTGTGGACCACTATGCTGTGTTAGGAGTGTCGAGCGACTCCAACGAGGAGGAGATCAGACGCGCGTACAAGCGCCTGGCACTGCGCTATCATCCTGACAAAAACTCAGACGCGGATGCAGAGGAGAAGTTCAAGCAGATTGCCCAAGCATATGAGGTCCTCACAGACCCCGAGAAGCGCAGCCTCTACGACCAGCAAG GTTTGACTAAGGGACCGATGTCTACTGCTAAAGCAGACCCCACCCCCAATGGTCCCAAGGCTGACGCCCATGCCTGGCGCATGTTCTTCAACTTTGAGTTTGACTCAGACGAGGACCTCTTCAACCCGTTTCTGAGGAACCCTCAACCCCACCTGGGTCGTCACCATAACAACAAGACAGGGTCCCACCCTGGAGGCATCACTGAAGTGCATGACCTCCTCGTGTCCCTGGAAGACATTCTGACCGGTGTTACGAAGCGCGTGAAGGTCACTCGGCTCCGGCCCACAGACAAGAACGTGCTTCAGCCAGAGGAACGAGTAATCGATGTAGAGGTGAAGAAAGGCTGGAAGGAAGGGACAAAGATCACCTTTCCAGGGGAGGGACATGGGGCACCTGGACATGGCTCGAATGACCTCACGTTTGTGGTCAAAGAGAAGAAGCATACTCACTTCAGACGGGAAGGGTCCAACATTGTCTACACAGCCACCATAACGCTTAgagag GCATTATGTGGATGTACTATTAGTGTCCCCACACTTGATGGACAGACAAAACCTGTCCCCTGTAGTGATGTCGTCAAACCTGGCTCGGTGAGAAGACTAATAGGGGAGGGGCTTCCCCGGGCTAAGAACTCAGCCCAGCGTGGTGACCTGTTGGTCGAGTTCCAGGTGGTGTTTCCTGAGCGTATCCCACCGTCCAGCAAAGAGATCATCAAACACAGCCTTGGACAGTGTTAA
- the hwa gene encoding protein huluwa: MSQSAAVPSSELRESLQVSSLTLLVLVLIPCVVLLLLLNCLLLGYKLLLFARRKSARYSSESVLLRSSSPLSARQRTARFTDDPSFGPVRKTKPASVSEPMLAAPPITSSLTSSAERVAACGQRCRSEALARPDEATYAGSGSLWVPSTLLRGSRAWRRSAPVLLQSSDSEMERENVAPPNSPEQLVTQSRHGSLPVMMRRSSSVELELVSLDKVHMEGELVSSIPQETSCFIASASSSAAGPGLDSDFGASAGVSLRILSADSDGFPGATWASGLEWDYYDPSYITQNHVPKHRHYAPPITTKQYWV; this comes from the exons ATGTCCCAGTCAGCTGCTGTGCCTTCGTCAGAGCTACGTGAGAGCCTTCAGGTGTCCAGTCTAACGCTGCTGGTCCTCGTGCTGATTCCCTGTGTcgttctgctgctgctgttaaACTGCCTGTTGCTGGGATACAAATTGCTTCTGTTCGCGAGGAGAAAGAGCGCGCGCTACAGTTCTGAGAGCGTGCTCTTGCGGTCGTCGTCGCCGCTGTCCGCGCGCCAAAGAACCGCGCGTTTTACCGACGACCCGTCGTTCGGGCCGGTACGGAAAACCAAACCCGCGTCCGTTTCAGAGCCGATGTTGGCGGCACCGCCGATCACATCGTCCCTCACTTCATCCGCAGAGCGTGTGGCTGCGTGCGGGCAGCGCTGCAGGTCGGAGGCTCTCGCGCGGCCGGACGAGGCTACCTATGCGGGCTCAGGGTCGCTCTGGGTGCCGAGCACGTTGCTGCGCGGCTCGCGCGCTTGGCGAAGGAGTGCCCCGGTGCTTTTACAGTCCAGCGACTCGGAAATGGAGCGCGAGAATGTCGCACCGCCAAATTCTCCAGAACAGCTCGTGACTCAGAGCAGG cacgGTTCATTACCTGTGATGATGCGCAGAAGTAGCAGCGTAGAGCTGGAGCTGGTCTCTCTCGATAAGGTCCACATGGAAGGCGAACTTGTCAGCAGCATCCCACAGGAGACCTCGTGCTTCATAGCATCCGCAAGCTCCTCAGCTGCCGGGCCTGGCCTGGACAGTGACTTCGGTGCCAGTGCAG GTGTGTCTTTGCGTATCCTGTCGGCGGACAGTGACGGGTTTCCAGGGGCAACATGGGCATCTGGTCTTGAATGGGATTATTATGACCCTAGTTACATCACGCAGAACCACGTTCCCAAACACAGACACTACGCACCACCCATCACAACCAAACAGTACTGGGTCTAA